GTCGTTTGACTGGCGGGAACCCCCTTAACTGATAAGCGGAGGCTGTCCTGAACTTCGTGTATGCCCCGGGGCGACCCGTCTGAAATGAGACGTCGTCTCTGTCGGGAAGGATCACCATGGGTATCAAGGACGAACGCCCGCGCGAGAGTGCGAACATCGCAAACAGGGGGGCGAGTTGGCACGAGCATCCGAGCGTGACCGGGAACTGGCAAGGTGCTGCGCATCGTCACCCTGACCACCGGCGCGGGCCTGGCCGGCGTGGACTTCGCCGCCTCGCACGGCATGCAGTTCATCGAGTTCGACTCCGGCTGGTACGGGCCCGAGCACAGCAGCACCGACGCCACCGCACCGATCCCCGCCCTCGACCTGCCCGCGGTGATCTCCCACGCGGCGCAAAAGGACATCGGTGTCCTCCTCTACATCAACCCCCTGGCGATGAGCGATTCCGACGCCCTCTTCGCCCTCTACCGGAGCTGGGGAGTGGCCGGCGTCAAACTCGGCTTCATCAACGACGGAACCCAGGCCATGACCCAGCAGATCATCTCCTGGGTGCGGACCGCCGCGGCCAACCACCTCCTGGTCGACTCGCACGACGACGTCCGGCCGTTCGGCTTCGAGCGCACCTACCCCAACTGGATCAGCATGGAAGGGGTACGCGGCAACGAGCACTTCCCCACGGCCACCCACAACCTGCCCCTCCCCTACACCCGCAACATCGGCGGCCCGATGGACTACACCATCTGCTACGGGCAGTCCCGCGACCAGACCACCAACGCGCACCAGATGGCGATGGCGGCGGTCTACTACCAACCGCTGAACTTCCTTTACTGGTACGACTCACCGTCCAAGTACGCCAACACCGCGAACTGGCCCGGTCTGCCCTGGTTCGACGCCATCCCCACCAGCTGGGACGAGAGCCGAACCCTCACCGGCGCCATCGGCCAGTACATCGCCGTCGCCCGGCGCAAGGGCGCCACCTGGTACCTCGGCACGATGACCAACGAGAACCCCCGCACCCTCGCCATCCCGCTGTCCTTCCTCGACGAGGCCCGTGGCACCTACACCGCGACCATCTATGCCGACGGAACCCCGGGAACCAGGCCCTGTACGACCCCCCTCACCGTCAGCACCCGAAACGTCACCCCTGCAACCGTTCTCAACGTGTCGATGGCCCCGGCAGGCGGCCAGGCCGTCATCCTCACCCCCGCGTGAACCGACGCACGGTCCGGCCGCGGCGGCCCTGCGCCGACGGCTGCGGTCCGGAGGCACCGGGACCGCCACAGGTGTCTGCAGGCACTAGCGAACCAGGGGTGCGTAGTCGAACCAGTCGAAGTGGGCTGTCCCGGTGGCGGCGTAGAGGCTGATGACGCGTCCGGTGAAGCCGCCGGCGACCTCGGTGGAGAGGTAGCGGCCGTCCAGGGTGGCCAGCTCGGTCGCCGTTCCGTCGGCGGACTCGAAGCCGAAGACCAGGGAGTCGGGGCCGGTGCGCGCGCCGTGCGGCTCGGGGGCGGGTCCGGTGCGGACGAAGAGGGTCACCGGGCCTGCCGGGAGGGTGTGTTCGGCGGTGACGGTGCGCAGCGAGCCGATCCTGGCGATGACCGAGAGTCGGCCCCCGGGGGTCGCCTCGATGCTGTAGTGGTGGAACTCGTCCAGGCGCACGGCGAGCCCGCCGCTGCCCTCGGCCGTATCGATCAGGGTGCGGGCACGGAAGGCGAGGTGCTGCTGGCGGCGGCCCAGCAGGACCACGTCGGGCTCGTCCAGGGAGGCGCCGCGGGCGCGCAGGGTCAGCCAGCTGTCGCGCTCCTTGGTGCTGACCAGCTCGGTGGGCCGGTCGCGCAGGGAGATCCAGTGGTGTGCCAGGTCGCCGGGCTCGAAGTCGTCCCGCTCCGGCTCGGGGGTGGGGGCCGCCACCAGCCAGGGCAGCTCGGCGCGCTCCACGCCGACCTCGCCGATCACGGGCCAGCCGTCCTCCCAGCTGACCGGGGCCAGGAAGGTCTCGCGGCCGAGTACGTGCCAGCCGGGGGTGCCGCCCTGGGGCCGGACGGCCAGCAGCAGCATCCACCAGCTGCCGTCGGGCGCCTGCACCAGGTCGGCGTGGCCGGTGTTCTGGACAGGCTTGTTGGTGCCGCGGTGAGTGAGGATCGGGTTGGCCGGGCACGGCTCGAAGGGGCCGCTGGGCGAGGGGCCGCGGGCGATGGAGACGCTGTGGCCGCGTTCGGTGCCGCCCTCGGCGAGCATGAGGTACCAGTGGTCGCCGATGCGGTAGAGGTGCGGCGCCTCGGGCGCGATGGAGCCGGGGGTGCCGGACCAGACAGGGTAGGGCTCGCCGAGGATTTCGCCGGTAGAGGGGTCGAGGCGGACCTGGGCGACCCCGGCGTAGGTGCACCAGCAGGTGCCGTCCTCGTCCCAGGCGAGGTCGGGGTCGATGCTGGGGACGCCGGGGACGCGGACGGGATCGGACCAGGGGCCTGCCGGGTCGGCCGCCGTGTAGACCATGTTGCCGCCGCCGGAGGCGACATTGGTGACGATCAGCCAGAAGCGACCGTCGTGGTGGCGCAGGGTAGGGGCGTAGAGGCCTCCGGAGGAGGGGGTGTCCGGAGGGAGGTCGAGCTGGCTGGGGCGGTCCAGGGCATTGCCGATCTGGGTCCAGTTGACCAGGTCGCGGCTGTGGAAGACGGGCAGGCCGGGGAAGTACTCGAAGCTGGAGCAGACGAGGTAGTAGTCCTCGCCGACCCGGCAGACGCTGGGGTCGGGATGGAAGCCCGGGATCACCGGGCTGGTGGCGGAGGTCATCGGTGTGAAGTCCTTGGCGGCGTGGTGGGCGGGTGAGTGAGCGCAGTTCAGAGCGCGAACGTCAGCGTGGCGAGGCGCTGTTCACCGGTGAGTACGACCGTCAGTTCGCCGACCGTGCCGTGCTGGTGGCTCAGGGCGGCGCTGACGGTGGTCCAGGTGTACCGGTCGCCGGTCGAGTCCACCGGCAGTGCAGCGAGCAGCAGTCCGTTCGCGTAGACGTCCAGGCCGGCCGGGCCGGGCGCGGTGCGGGAGACCTCGGCGGTCAGCGTGGCCGCGCCGGTGAGGTCCACGTTGCGGAAGACCAGTCGCGCGGCTTGGTTCGCGGCAGGCGTCACCGCGTCCCCGTCGGTGTGGCCGGCGTCGACGATGACGGCGTCGCGGTAGTCGTCGAAGTCCACGGCACGCAGTGGCCGGCCGACGGCCCGGCGGGGAGCGGGAGCCGGTCCGTCCACGGTGAACCGGGCGGTGTGCACGGGGTCGGCGGCGCTGCGGGCGACGAGCAGTTCGTAGCGGCCGGGGTCCACGGTGAAGTCGCCGGTGGCGACGTCCCAGTGGGCCAGTGCCTGCTCGACGGGCAGCCGGAACTCCAGCTCGGCCCATTCGCCGGGTTGCAGCCGGACCTTGCGGAAGTCGGCGAGGCGCAGCAGTGGTGCCTCGTAGCGTGCGTCCAGTGCGCGGACGTAGAGCTGGACGGTCTCCATTCCGGCCCGCTCGCCCCGGTTACCCAGGGAGACCCGGGCCGTGACCGTTCCGTCCTGGGGCAGGCGGTCGGCGTCGAGGGCGAGTCGGGAGTAGCTGAAGTCGGCGTAGGAGAGCCCGTGGCCGAAGGGGTAGAGGGCGGGGGTGCGGTGGTACTGGTAGGTCCAGCCGGCCTTGATGATGTCGTAGTCGAGGCGTTCGGGCAGGTGGTCGTCGCCCTGGTACCAGGTCTGCGGGAGGCGGCCTGAGGCGTCGGCGTCCCCGCGCAGCACGCGGGCGAGGGCGCGGCCGGTCTCCTGGCCGGCGTGGGAGGTCCACAGGATCGCGGGGACGTGCTCGGCGGCCCAGTCCACCGCGTAGGGGTAGCTGGACATGACGATCAGGACGGTGTCCGGCTGGGCGGCGAGGACCGCGCGCAGCAGGCGGTCCTGGTTCGGCGGGAGGTTCAGTCCGGCCCGGTCCTGGGTCTCCCGGCCGTTGATGTGCGGGTCGTTGCCCAGGACGACGACCGCGGTGTCCGCCGCGGCTGCGGCGGCGACGGCCTCGGCGATGCCGTCATGGACGACGGTGCGGGTGAGGACCGCTGCCACCGCCGGCGACTCTCCGGACATGGTGACAACGCCGGTGGCGGCGTGGACCTGCGCGTACCGGCCGGTGAGGACGCTCCGCAGCAACTCGCCCCCGTCGCCGTCGGGTTCGAGCCGGAAGGTCTCGCGGACGTACCAGTCGCCGGGCTGGTCCCGGTCGGCGGCTACCCGGCGGTCGGCGTCGCGCAGGGAGGCGTAGCGGCCGGTGGCGGCCGAGCGCAGGGTGAGCACCCCGAGATCCCAGTCGAAGAGGTCGAACTGTGCGGACGGGTCGCTGTCCTGGGTATCCGCCACGGTCAGCATCCCTTCCGGGCCTGTGGCGGTCAGCGCCCGGCCGTCCGCCGTGCGCAGCACGATCCGGTCCACGCCCTCCACGCCCTGGACGCCGAGGCCGTCGGCGACGGTGATCCGGTAGGGGTGGCTGCCGCTGTACCAGTCCTCGAACAGGGTGCAGGCCAGTGGGCCGACGACGGCGACCCGGCGGTCGGCGGGCAGTGGGAGCAGCCCCTCGTTCTTCAGCAGCACCACGGACTCGGTGGCTGCGCGCAGAGCGAGCTCCTGGTGGGCGGGGGAGTTGACGACCTCCCAGCCGAGGCCGGCGTAGGGATCGTGCTCGGGGTCGAACTCGCCCAGGCGGAAGCGGATCGCCAGCTGACGGCGCACGGCCAGGTCCACGTCGTCCATGGTGAGCAGGCCGCGTTCGAGGGCCTCGGTGATCCGGCCGATGGTGACGGACGAGTCCTCGCCGTGGTCGGTGAAGGAGTCGATGCCGGCCCTGAGGGCGGCAGCGTGCGACTCCGCGTGGTCCTCGTAGTAGTGCTCGGGGTCGACCAGGTTGGACGGGGCCTCGGCGTCGCTGACCACGAACAGCTCGTGCCCGGTGGGTTCGGCCCAGCGCCGCAGCTGCTGCTCGATCAGCGGACTGACGTGGCAGGGACGGCCGTTGACGAGGTTGTACGCGGCCATGACGCCGGTGGCGGCGCCGGTGGCGATGGCGAGCCTGAAGGCGGCCAGGTCGTACTCGTGCAGCACCCGGGGGCGCAGCCCGGAGGAGGTGGTGCAGCGCTCGTCCTCGTTGTTGTAGCCGAGGAAGTGCTTGAGGACGGGGGCGGTGCGCAGATGCTCCGGGTCGTCGCCGGACATGCCCCGGCAGAAGGCGTCGCCGAGCCGGGCGGAGTGCGCGGGGTCCTCGGAGTAGCCCTCCTCGTTGCGTCCCCAGCGGGGGTCGCGCAGCAGGTTCACCACCGGTGCCCAGCCCTGCAGGCTGGTGCGGCCGGTGCCGACTGCCGGCGGGCGGTGGTGGTGGAAGGCGCGCTGTTCGACCGAGACGGCCTCGGCGACCTCGCGGACCAGGCTCTCGTCCCAGCTCGCGCCGAGGCCCACGGCCTGCGGGAAGGTGGTGGCCTCGCCCAGCCGGGCGACGCCGTGCAGGGTCTCGGTGCCGGTACGGAACTCGCCGACTCCCAGCCGGGGGATCGCCGGGGAGTACTGGTGCAGCATGGCGATTCGCTCCTCGGCCGTGAGCTGGGAGAGCAGCTCGTCGACGCGCTCGGCCAGGGGAAGCCCGGGATCGCGGAAATGGGGCGTGGCGGACACGGCGGCAGTGCTCACAGGTGAGGATCCCTTGCAGAACGGGCAGTCGGGCCGACAGGCGCGGTCGCGCAACCCTGCCGGTGGTGAAGCCCTTCGACGCTGACAGGCGATCACGCCAGCGTCAAGAGAAAGTTTCGTAGGTAGCGGCCGGAAACTTTAAGTTGCCGTTTCTCTGTACATGCCTTGCCCTCCGGGGAAAGTGGCGCTTAACCTCTCGGCAACATCGAAGCGCTTCGACGGCTTCCGGCGGGCAGGCCGTCAGTTCCCTGCAAGGGTCCGGCTGCACTACAGCGCATCTGCACGACGCTCGACTCCTCATCCCACCCTCGAAGGGCAGCCCATGAGCATCGCCATGAGTCGTAGAACTTTCGTGAACGGCGCGGTCGCTGTGGCGGGAGCAGCCGCCCTGTCCCCGGTGCTCTCCGCCTGCGGCGGGGGCAAGTCCAGCAGCAAGGGCGGCGCCAACAGCAAGACCGGTCTGGCATCGGTGCTTCCCGCCTACGTGGCGAGCACGGCGGTCAAGCCGGACATCCCCTCGGTGACCGGGGCCGCAGGTTCCTTCACCGACCCGGGCTACCTGACCTACCCGGCCCACCCGGTGGCCACCGTCTCCGGCATACCAGGCAAGGGTGGCAGCTACACCGCGGTGACCCCCATGTGGGACGCCCTCCCGCCGGCGGGCAACTCGTTCTACAAGGCCATGAACAAGGCGCTGGGCATCAACCTCACCATGAAGCCGGCGAACGGCAACGACTACGCGACCATCATCCCGACGATGACCGCGGCGAAGAAGCTGCCGGACTGGATCAACCTGCCCAGCTGGTGGAACAACAACTTCAACATGGGTGGGCTGGTCGGCAACCAGCTGGCGGACCTCACGCCCTACCTGGCCGGGGAGAAGATCAAGAAGTACCCCAACCTGGCGGCGATCCCGACCCTCGCCTGGCAGGTCAGCGCCTGGGAAGACAAGATCTACGGCATTCCCACCTTCGCCAGCGGGATGCCGCTGTCCGGATCGGTGTTCTACCGCCGGGACATCCTGGAGGCCAAGGGGATCACCGCCGACCAGGTCAAGTCCGCCGAGGACTACATGAACCTGGGCAAGGAGCTGACCAATGCCAAGGGCGGAGTCTGGGCGTTCGGCGAGGTCTGGACCTCCCTGTACCAGGCATGGGGACTCCCGGACAAGTACACGGTGGTGGACGGCAAGTTGGTCCACTTCTACGAGATGCCCGAAATGCTGGAGGCCCTGGACTGGCACTACCGGCTGGCCAAGGCGGGATACGTGGACCCCGACGCACTGGCCGGCAACACGAACAACGCCGGCACCCGCTTCTTCTCGGGCAAGTGCCTGATCCAGGGTGGCGGCACCGGGGCCTGGAGCCTCAGTGACTACCAGTCCGGAACCGCCGCGAACAAGAACTACCGCCGGGACGCCTTCAACATCATCGCCGCCGACGGCAAGTCCGACCCGAAGATCTTCCTCGGCGCCTCCACCAGCATGCTGAGCTACTTCAACGCCAAGCTCTCCGGCGACCAGATCCAGGAACTGCTCGCGGTCGCCGACTACCTGTCCGCT
The sequence above is drawn from the Streptomyces sp. NBC_01465 genome and encodes:
- a CDS encoding glycoside hydrolase family 97 catalytic domain-containing protein, translating into MLRIVTLTTGAGLAGVDFAASHGMQFIEFDSGWYGPEHSSTDATAPIPALDLPAVISHAAQKDIGVLLYINPLAMSDSDALFALYRSWGVAGVKLGFINDGTQAMTQQIISWVRTAAANHLLVDSHDDVRPFGFERTYPNWISMEGVRGNEHFPTATHNLPLPYTRNIGGPMDYTICYGQSRDQTTNAHQMAMAAVYYQPLNFLYWYDSPSKYANTANWPGLPWFDAIPTSWDESRTLTGAIGQYIAVARRKGATWYLGTMTNENPRTLAIPLSFLDEARGTYTATIYADGTPGTRPCTTPLTVSTRNVTPATVLNVSMAPAGGQAVILTPA
- a CDS encoding glycoside hydrolase family 43 protein, translated to MTSATSPVIPGFHPDPSVCRVGEDYYLVCSSFEYFPGLPVFHSRDLVNWTQIGNALDRPSQLDLPPDTPSSGGLYAPTLRHHDGRFWLIVTNVASGGGNMVYTAADPAGPWSDPVRVPGVPSIDPDLAWDEDGTCWCTYAGVAQVRLDPSTGEILGEPYPVWSGTPGSIAPEAPHLYRIGDHWYLMLAEGGTERGHSVSIARGPSPSGPFEPCPANPILTHRGTNKPVQNTGHADLVQAPDGSWWMLLLAVRPQGGTPGWHVLGRETFLAPVSWEDGWPVIGEVGVERAELPWLVAAPTPEPERDDFEPGDLAHHWISLRDRPTELVSTKERDSWLTLRARGASLDEPDVVLLGRRQQHLAFRARTLIDTAEGSGGLAVRLDEFHHYSIEATPGGRLSVIARIGSLRTVTAEHTLPAGPVTLFVRTGPAPEPHGARTGPDSLVFGFESADGTATELATLDGRYLSTEVAGGFTGRVISLYAATGTAHFDWFDYAPLVR
- a CDS encoding glycoside hydrolase family 3 C-terminal domain-containing protein, which codes for MSTAAVSATPHFRDPGLPLAERVDELLSQLTAEERIAMLHQYSPAIPRLGVGEFRTGTETLHGVARLGEATTFPQAVGLGASWDESLVREVAEAVSVEQRAFHHHRPPAVGTGRTSLQGWAPVVNLLRDPRWGRNEEGYSEDPAHSARLGDAFCRGMSGDDPEHLRTAPVLKHFLGYNNEDERCTTSSGLRPRVLHEYDLAAFRLAIATGAATGVMAAYNLVNGRPCHVSPLIEQQLRRWAEPTGHELFVVSDAEAPSNLVDPEHYYEDHAESHAAALRAGIDSFTDHGEDSSVTIGRITEALERGLLTMDDVDLAVRRQLAIRFRLGEFDPEHDPYAGLGWEVVNSPAHQELALRAATESVVLLKNEGLLPLPADRRVAVVGPLACTLFEDWYSGSHPYRITVADGLGVQGVEGVDRIVLRTADGRALTATGPEGMLTVADTQDSDPSAQFDLFDWDLGVLTLRSAATGRYASLRDADRRVAADRDQPGDWYVRETFRLEPDGDGGELLRSVLTGRYAQVHAATGVVTMSGESPAVAAVLTRTVVHDGIAEAVAAAAAADTAVVVLGNDPHINGRETQDRAGLNLPPNQDRLLRAVLAAQPDTVLIVMSSYPYAVDWAAEHVPAILWTSHAGQETGRALARVLRGDADASGRLPQTWYQGDDHLPERLDYDIIKAGWTYQYHRTPALYPFGHGLSYADFSYSRLALDADRLPQDGTVTARVSLGNRGERAGMETVQLYVRALDARYEAPLLRLADFRKVRLQPGEWAELEFRLPVEQALAHWDVATGDFTVDPGRYELLVARSAADPVHTARFTVDGPAPAPRRAVGRPLRAVDFDDYRDAVIVDAGHTDGDAVTPAANQAARLVFRNVDLTGAATLTAEVSRTAPGPAGLDVYANGLLLAALPVDSTGDRYTWTTVSAALSHQHGTVGELTVVLTGEQRLATLTFAL
- a CDS encoding ABC transporter substrate-binding protein, with product MSRRTFVNGAVAVAGAAALSPVLSACGGGKSSSKGGANSKTGLASVLPAYVASTAVKPDIPSVTGAAGSFTDPGYLTYPAHPVATVSGIPGKGGSYTAVTPMWDALPPAGNSFYKAMNKALGINLTMKPANGNDYATIIPTMTAAKKLPDWINLPSWWNNNFNMGGLVGNQLADLTPYLAGEKIKKYPNLAAIPTLAWQVSAWEDKIYGIPTFASGMPLSGSVFYRRDILEAKGITADQVKSAEDYMNLGKELTNAKGGVWAFGEVWTSLYQAWGLPDKYTVVDGKLVHFYEMPEMLEALDWHYRLAKAGYVDPDALAGNTNNAGTRFFSGKCLIQGGGTGAWSLSDYQSGTAANKNYRRDAFNIIAADGKSDPKIFLGASTSMLSYFNAKLSGDQIQELLAVADYLSAPFGSAEYTMATYGVEGVHYTLQNGLPTYTAEGKKTALPKTLPFLGAGPSVVFNPGAEQVTRDSLAWCTAASKHAYKPVFYGMNITLPARYSTIANAQSVQDTIRDVTHGLKKVSDYQAVLASWKSSGGDRLKAWYQTEILDKLGTGQ